Proteins encoded together in one Impatiens glandulifera chromosome 1, dImpGla2.1, whole genome shotgun sequence window:
- the LOC124919563 gene encoding isocitrate dehydrogenase [NADP]-like isoform X2: MGSFEKIKVHNPIVEMDGDEMTRVIWKSIKEKLILPFLELDIKYFDLGLPNRDATDDRVTVESAEATLKYNVAIKCATITPDEDRVKEFNLKQMWKSPNGTIRNIINGTVFREPIICRNVPRLVPSWTKPICIGRHAFGDQYKATDVVIQGAGKLKLIFEPEGGRGEKIEAEVYSFTGAGGVALSMYNTDESIRAFAESSMSTAYQKGWPLYLSTKNTILKKYDGRFKDIFQEVYESQWKSKFEAAGIWYEHRLIDDMVAYALKSEGGYVWACKNYDGDVQSDFLAQGFGSLGLMASVLVCPDGKTIEAEAAHGTVTRHYRVHQKGGETSTNSIASIFAWSRGLAHRAKLDENDRLLDFTQKLEQACIGSVESGKMTKDLSLLIHGAKVTRDKFLNTEDFIDAVAEELRARLYVKSKL, encoded by the exons ATGGGGAGTTTCGAGAAGATCAAGGTCCACAATCCCATCGTCGAAATGGACG GGGATGAAATGACGCGAGTTATATGGAAATCAATTAAGGAAAAG TTAATATTACCATTTCTGGAGCTAGATATCAAGTATTTTGACCTCGGGCTTCCGAATCGCGATGCTACTGATGATAGAGTTACTGTGGAAAGTGCAGAAGCTACTCTGAA GTACAATGTGGCGATCAAATGTGCAACCATAACTCCTG ATGAAGATAGGGTTAAGGAGTTCAACTTGAAACAAATGTGGAAGAGTCCAAATGGAACGATCAGAAACATCATAAATG GCACTGTATTTAGGGAACCAATTATCTGCAGAAATGTCCCTCGACTTGTCCCAAGTTGGACTAAGCCAATATGCATTGGAAGGCATGCTTTTGGGGATCAGTATAAAGCTACCGATGTTGTTATTCAAGGAGCTGGAAAACTTAAGCTAATATTTG AACCAGAGGGGGGGAGAGGTGAGAAAATAGAAGCAGAGGTTTACAGCTTTACTGGTGCTGGTGGAGTTGCTCTCTCTATGTATAACACTGATGAg TCGATTCGTGCTTTTGCTGAATCTTCAATGAGCACTGCCTACCAAAAAGGCTGGCCACTCTATCTTAGCACAAAAAATACTATCCTGAAGAAATATGATGGCAG aTTCAAGGACATCTTTCAAGAAGTTTATGAGAGTCAATGGAAATCCAAGTTTGAAGCTGCGGGGATATG GTATGAGCACCGTCTTATTGATGATATGGTTGCATATGCCCTAAAGAGTGAAGGAGGTTATGTTTGGGCATGCAAGAACTACGATGGAGATGTACAGAGTGATTTTCTAGCCCAAG GTTTTGGTTCCCTTGGTTTGATGGCGTCGGTGCTG GTTTGCCCAGATGGTAAGACCATTGAAGCTGAGGCAGCCCATGGTACAGTCACCCGCCATTACCGGGTTCACCAAAAAGGAGGTGAAACTAGCACAAACAGTATAGCCTCAATTTTTGCTTGGTCAAGAGGGCTTGCTCACAG GGCAAAGTTGGATGAAAATGACAGGTTGTTGGATTTCACTCAGAAATTGGAACAAGCATGTATTGGTAGTGTTGAATCTGGGAAAATGACCAAAGATCTCTCCCTTCTTATTCATGGGGCTAA GGTTACTCGGGATAAGTTCTTGAACACAGAGGATTTCATTGATGCTGTGGCGGAAGAGCTGAGGGCAAGACTGTATGTAAAATCGAAGTTATAG
- the LOC124919563 gene encoding isocitrate dehydrogenase [NADP]-like isoform X1 produces MHYAGDEMTRVIWKSIKEKLILPFLELDIKYFDLGLPNRDATDDRVTVESAEATLKYNVAIKCATITPDEDRVKEFNLKQMWKSPNGTIRNIINGTVFREPIICRNVPRLVPSWTKPICIGRHAFGDQYKATDVVIQGAGKLKLIFEPEGGRGEKIEAEVYSFTGAGGVALSMYNTDESIRAFAESSMSTAYQKGWPLYLSTKNTILKKYDGRFKDIFQEVYESQWKSKFEAAGIWYEHRLIDDMVAYALKSEGGYVWACKNYDGDVQSDFLAQGFGSLGLMASVLVCPDGKTIEAEAAHGTVTRHYRVHQKGGETSTNSIASIFAWSRGLAHRAKLDENDRLLDFTQKLEQACIGSVESGKMTKDLSLLIHGAKVTRDKFLNTEDFIDAVAEELRARLYVKSKL; encoded by the exons ATGCATTATGCAGGGGATGAAATGACGCGAGTTATATGGAAATCAATTAAGGAAAAG TTAATATTACCATTTCTGGAGCTAGATATCAAGTATTTTGACCTCGGGCTTCCGAATCGCGATGCTACTGATGATAGAGTTACTGTGGAAAGTGCAGAAGCTACTCTGAA GTACAATGTGGCGATCAAATGTGCAACCATAACTCCTG ATGAAGATAGGGTTAAGGAGTTCAACTTGAAACAAATGTGGAAGAGTCCAAATGGAACGATCAGAAACATCATAAATG GCACTGTATTTAGGGAACCAATTATCTGCAGAAATGTCCCTCGACTTGTCCCAAGTTGGACTAAGCCAATATGCATTGGAAGGCATGCTTTTGGGGATCAGTATAAAGCTACCGATGTTGTTATTCAAGGAGCTGGAAAACTTAAGCTAATATTTG AACCAGAGGGGGGGAGAGGTGAGAAAATAGAAGCAGAGGTTTACAGCTTTACTGGTGCTGGTGGAGTTGCTCTCTCTATGTATAACACTGATGAg TCGATTCGTGCTTTTGCTGAATCTTCAATGAGCACTGCCTACCAAAAAGGCTGGCCACTCTATCTTAGCACAAAAAATACTATCCTGAAGAAATATGATGGCAG aTTCAAGGACATCTTTCAAGAAGTTTATGAGAGTCAATGGAAATCCAAGTTTGAAGCTGCGGGGATATG GTATGAGCACCGTCTTATTGATGATATGGTTGCATATGCCCTAAAGAGTGAAGGAGGTTATGTTTGGGCATGCAAGAACTACGATGGAGATGTACAGAGTGATTTTCTAGCCCAAG GTTTTGGTTCCCTTGGTTTGATGGCGTCGGTGCTG GTTTGCCCAGATGGTAAGACCATTGAAGCTGAGGCAGCCCATGGTACAGTCACCCGCCATTACCGGGTTCACCAAAAAGGAGGTGAAACTAGCACAAACAGTATAGCCTCAATTTTTGCTTGGTCAAGAGGGCTTGCTCACAG GGCAAAGTTGGATGAAAATGACAGGTTGTTGGATTTCACTCAGAAATTGGAACAAGCATGTATTGGTAGTGTTGAATCTGGGAAAATGACCAAAGATCTCTCCCTTCTTATTCATGGGGCTAA GGTTACTCGGGATAAGTTCTTGAACACAGAGGATTTCATTGATGCTGTGGCGGAAGAGCTGAGGGCAAGACTGTATGTAAAATCGAAGTTATAG
- the LOC124921222 gene encoding uncharacterized protein LOC124921222: MEMEDYMDHFSHEHRLSLEEVMIGENHDCRGCGIAIKGQTYACKLPDCSFYLHKLCASAPKHLESSPESIHPQHPLTLQPGPPYSSSSSSSSSSSSGSFFDCNICENRFSSGFAYRCSHCKFSVDLRCVALTSHFIDLGHEGHPLTPWLFPVAPSYVCSACGTKHEEESGQGISFLCQKCPFWIHERCLELSVRVNIDGHPHPLRLAHGMTRDWDGVYRCFICKEDEYDGTYWFYVCLACNLFVHLKCLRRFRFAPKRVEIKTIDCSDDLIHLPVPDLQSILPLLTGFIQQLCKLEEESDTDLQLRHMGHDQHPLLLVDRVNDDVIKTCDACILPISSPPFYKCESCDFRLHKWCADLPKELKEHPIHPEHLLTLFILAKDSYPFGIFTCNSCWFPVNGFAYKCTECSDYTICVRCASLPRTILHEAHDHPLSLKQGSLTLTCASCRVCRYYSDSFLPTFTCEDCCFGIHPLCALLPRTIEHRFDEEHPFVLSYPTTPASFVEIDDPSANPFCEFCEKTVELKSGWLYQCLDCNMFGCIGCFAKDLSLFLMIKHGGAYNSSHHREHPLACVPMTDADEKGCDRCGGKEYNGKFGFECGLCKIMLHFHCLAPLQENS, translated from the exons atggAGATGGAGGATTACATGGATCATTTTAGCCACGAGCACCGGCTGAGCCTAGAGGAGGTAATGATCGGAGAGAATCATGACTGTCGGGGATGTGGAATCGCCATCAAAGGTCAAACATATGCCTGTAAATTACCCGATTGCAGTTTCTATCTTCACAAGCTATGCGCCTCTGCTCCCAAACATCTTGAATCCTCCCCTGAATCTATTCATCCTCAACATCCCCTCACCCTCCAACCAGGCCCcccttattcttcttcttcttcctcctcctcctcctcctcttctggTAGCTTCTTTGATTGCAATATCTGCGAGAATCGCTTCTCGTCTGGATTTGCCTACCGTTGTTCACACTGTAAATTCTCCGTCGACTTGAGATGCGTTGCTTTGACATCCCATTTTATTGACCTCGGTCACGAGGGTCACCCTTTAACGCCATGGCTGTTCCCGGTAGCTCCGTCTTACGTATGCTCCGCTTGCGGCACGAAACACGAAGAAGAATCAGGACAGGGGATCTCATTCCTTTGCCAGAAATGCCCGTTTTGGATTCACGAACGGTGTTTGGAGTTGTCTGTGAGAGTCAACATTGACGGCCATCCTCACCCTCTTAGATTAGCCCATGGAATGACCCGAGATTGGGACGGCGTTTACAGATGTTTCATTTGCAAAGAGGATGAATATGATGGCACTTATTGGTTTTATGTCTGTTTGGCTTGTAATCTTTTTGTTCATCTCAAGTGCCTAAGAAGATTCAG ATTTGCCCCCAAAAGGGTTGAGATCAAAACCATCGATTGTTCCGATGATCTGATTCACTTGCCGGTACCTGATCTTCAATCAATTTTACCACTTTTGACTGGGTTCATCCAACAACTCTGCAAATTAGAGGAAGAATCAGACACTGATCTCCAGCTCCGGCACATGGGTCACGATCAACATCCTCTGCTACTCGTCGATCGTGTCAACGATGATGTTATCAAAACCTGCGATGCCTGCATACTACCCATATCATCTCCACCGTTTTACAAATGCGAATCATGCGACTTCCGCTTACACAAATGGTGCGCCGATCTACCGAAGGAGCTGAAAGAGCATCCCATCCACCCAGAACACCTTCTAACCCTCTTCATTCTGGCTAAGGACTCTTACCCATTTGGTATCTTCACCTGTAACAGCTGCTGGTTTCCCGTCAACGGATTCGCTTACAAATGCACTGAATGTTCAGATTATACCATCTGCGTGCGATGCGCATCTCTTCCACGCACTATCCTCCACGAAGCACACGACCACCCTCTCTCTTTAAAACAGGGGTCTTTGACCTTGACCTGCGCCAGTTGTCGCGTATGTAGGTACTATTCCGATTCGTTCTTGCCAACGTTTACTTGCGAAGATTGTTGTTTTGGGATCCACCCGTTATGCGCTTTACTACCTCGAACTATCGAGCACCGGTTCGACGAAGAACACCCGTTCGTGTTGTCATATCCAACTACGCCGGCGAGTTTCGTGGAAATTGATGACCCGAGTGCCAACCCGTTTTGTGAATTCTGCGAGAAGACTGTGGAGTTGAAATCTGGGTGGTTGTATCAGTGTTTGGATTGTAACATGTTTGGTTGCATTGGTTGTTTTGCAAAAGATTTGAGCTTGTTTTTGATGATTAAGCACGGCGGCGCCTACAATTCGTCTCATCATCGGGAACATCCTTTAGCCTGTGTTCCGATGACTGATGCTGACGAGAAAGGTTGTGATCGGTGTGGTGGAAAGGAGTATAATGGTAAATTTGGGTTTGAATGTGGTCTCTGTAAAATTATGCTCCATTTTCACTGCTTAGCTCCTTTACAAGAAAATAGTTAA